The Mytilus trossulus isolate FHL-02 chromosome 13, PNRI_Mtr1.1.1.hap1, whole genome shotgun sequence genome has a segment encoding these proteins:
- the LOC134694500 gene encoding uncharacterized protein LOC134694500, with amino-acid sequence MEVCKILNVEQEFTPSMMHYCLGRCERTHRALAERLTPYVLDNKQWEEMLPGIVFSINSCVHSGSKYSAFEIVFGKRPNFPLSPSYIVDFKDIPKDVKTYIENLDARLNIIREHVNLNTLVAQRKMVEIENKNAHELDLTVGDNVYLSREPVGQGRKFQHIYDGPFTVTCLPSAHLVILRDPIGKRNFRRPVHINRLKLAHIRVPLPAPYFNLQTDESENSSSKSDNSSSSVDRDTSENSKSISTNVTTESDAPDTDVVSQHDTTNLNRPRRNIQKPVRYRDDNYIDPDKIVDSCENNQLKVKRILAKRKDGANFVYLIQKVGEPAQNAIWLPLSKLPPKAQTLLLSRPPPLMQ; translated from the coding sequence ATGGAAGTTTGCAAAATATTGAATGTAGAGCAAGAATTTACACCTAGTATGATGCATTACTGTTTGGGTCGCTGTGAACGTACACATCGTGCCTTAGCGGAGCGTTTAACGCCTTATGTTTTAGACAATAAACAATGGGAAGAAATGCTTCCTGGAATAGTATTCTCAATCAATAGTTGTGTACATTCAGGATCAAAATACTCTGCTTTTGAAATAGTCTTCGGGAAAAGGCCAAATTTTCCGTTATCGCCTTCTTACATAGTTGATTTTAAAGACATTCCGAAAGATGTAAAAACCTATATTGAGAATTTGGATGCCCGTTTGAACATTATTCGAGAGCATGTAAATTTGAATACCCTTGTTGCTCAACGGAAAATGGTAGAGATcgaaaataaaaatgcacatgAACTAGATTTGACTGTAGGCGACAATGTTTATTTATCCAGAGAGCCCGTTGGACAAGGCAGGAAATTTCAGCATATTTATGATGGACCGTTTACTGTAACATGTCTTCCGAGTGCACATCTAGTTATTTTAAGAGATCCAATAGGAAAGAGAAATTTTCGCCGTCCCGTGCACATCAATAGATTAAAGCTTGCACATATACGAGTGCCCTTACCAGCACCTTATTTTAACCTACAAACCGATGAAAGTGAAAATTCTAGCAGTAAGTCGGATAATAGTTCTAGCTCCGTTGACAGAGACACCTCGGAGAATTCTAAGTCTATTTCTACAAATGTTACGACAGAAAGTGACGCCCCGGATACAGATGTGGTTTCTCAACAtgatactacaaatttaaatagACCAAGAAGGAATATTCAGAAGCCTGTGCGGTACCGTGATGATAACTATATAGACCCCGATAAAATAGTGGATTCATGCGAAAACAATCAATTGAAAGTAAAACGTATTCTTGCCAAGCGAAAAGACGGTGCAAATTTCGTTTACTTGATTCAGAAAGTAGGAGAACCAGCACAGAATGCAATATGGCTCCCTTTATCAAAATTACCACCCAAAGCACAAACCTTGCTACTTTCAAGACCACCGCCTTTGATGCAGTAG
- the LOC134694691 gene encoding protein phosphatase 1K, mitochondrial-like — translation MLSSCCRYFPSICQCSRTICSLKLLSGERDNRFLKHPQHTIMRHYGTPLTDPENKGGQQRGVNFDTLGSWNNRLDMPIMMNESIKRGNLIPEIPFEHVGIDSLLGRRKVNEDRYFMEKISPTLLCFAVFDGHGGSVVSDFVSKVLTDHIKFWLLRETDLCTVLRQAFIDVNNMLARHSYFYSLDTKEFQAGTTATVCLLRDGIELAIGHVGDSRAILCREGLALRLSEDHVPENHREKDRVHQWGGIISHNSQGVWQVNGRLSMTRSLGDIELKKYGVTAHPYLTTKTLKHGKDAFLVLTTDGVNFVLNDQELIDIICCCSTPQEAASFVTDQALHFGSEDNSTAIVIPLGAWGKYRTTLRAIPYSFGRNLVRGRYS, via the exons ATGTTGTCATCATGCTGTAGATATTTCCCAAGTATTTGTCAGTGCTCAAGAACTATTTGTAGTTTAAAATTGTTGTCTGGTGAAAGGGACAACAGGTTCTTAAAACATCCTCAACACACCATAATGAGGCACTACGGAACTCCTCTTACTGACCCAGAAAATAAAGGAGGTCAACAGCGAGGCGTGAACTTTGACACGTTGGGGTCATGGAATAATAGATTAGATATGCCAATTATGATGAACGAGAGTATTAAAAGAGGAAATTTGATTCCTGAAATTCCATTTGAACATGTCGGCATTGATTCACTTCTTGGACGTAGAAAAGTAAATGAAGAcag atattttatgGAGAAGATATCCCCTACATTGCTGTGTTTTGCTGTATTTGATGGACATGGAGGATCTGTCGTATCAGATTTTGTATCCAAGGTGTTAACTGATCATATCAAGTTTTGGTTGCTAAGGGAGACAGATTTATGTACGGTTCTCAGACAGGCCTTTATAGATGTCAACAACATGCTTGCCAGGCACTCATATTTCTACTCTCTTG ATACAAAAGAGTTTCAGGCTGGAACCACAGCGACAGTCTGTCTCCTTAGAGATGGCATTGAACTAGCTATTGGACATGTTGGTGATAGTAGAGCTATTTTATGTCGTGAAGGACTAGCTCTTCGACTGAGTGAGGACCATGTTCCTGAAAATCATCGAGAGAAAGACCGTGTGCATCAATGGGGTGGCATCATCAGCCACAATAGCCAAGGAGTGTGGCAAGTTAATGGGAGGTTATCTATGACAAGAAGTCTGGGTGACattgaattaaagaaatatgGAGTCACTGCACATCCTTACCTAACAACCAAAACT CTGAAACATGGTAAAGATGCCTTTCTAGTCCTGACGACTGATGGTGTAAACTTTGTATTGAACGATCAGGAACTTATTGATATTATATGTTGCTGTTCAACTCCTCAAGAAGCAGCATCATTCGTCACCGATCAAGCATTACATTTTGGTTCAGAGGATAATTCAACTGCCATAGTTATCCCCCTTGGTGCATGGGGAAAATATAGAACAACACTTCGAGCTATTCCATACAGCTTCGGAAGGAATTTAGTGCGAGGACGATATTCGTAG